The genomic window GCAGTCGAAAGCCATCTTGTTCTTACTGGTGTCCTTACTACTTGCACTTGAACCCAATAATGAAATGTGAGCACTAAAGTTCTTTGAACCCAAGAAGATATCCCAAGCTATGGACTTGACTCCAAAGATTCCATCTTCAATGGAAGGATGGAGACATCTAAAGTGAAGTGCCACCTCCAAGATCAAAGATCAGCATGTTTCTTTTTTCACCAGGCTCTTTATCCAAATCataagcaacagcaacaacagttgACTCATTCATGATCATTGAAGTCAATGAAAATTCCAATATCCTTGGTGGTCTGATGTTGAGAATCATTGAGGTTGGATGGTATAGTATTTGTAAGTCTCAAAACATCAATAATTTCTTTCAACTTGGTCAAAACCATATAAAAATTTCTGGATAGAaacttctgttattttttttgtacTAGGTCATTAGGCACTGTGAATGGTGTAGGCTTCACATCtgaatatatgattatattataaatatgtgaCCAATCAGATGCTTGGCACTATCAAATACTGGTAGGCTCACTGCAATGTTATTGCTTTTAAAGCATGACCTATCAAACTTTATATGTTGGTGAAGGCAATGTGGTTCAGAGTGGttctattttcttgtttctttagcTACAAATTTTACTTTTCCATATTAGAAGACTCTCACACAGAAATAAGTGGTACCAAGATCAATGCCTGCTGACATCCCTTTGTTTTCATTGCtagatagggcagctagatggcacagtgggtaaagcattggccctgaagtcagaaggtcctgagttccaatccagcctgagacacttagaggctgtgtgaccttgcacaagtcacttaaccctggctgCCTCAAacccagggccacctccagtcatcctgatccatctggtcactgggcccagatgactccgtgacttagcacagcatcccctcactcaaatccaattaatgtgcttgtcaaggcatcatctctctgaagtcatggtcttgaagaatgaaggacaaatattgtcatcatcatcatcatcatcatcatcatcatcatcgctaGTGTTAGAACCATCACTGCTTAATTGACAAGTCACAAGGGTTGCTGTGGCACTGGTAATACTTCCTCCAACATCCAGGTTCCCAGGGTCCTGAATGAAATTTCCATTCTCTATTCTGTTTTCCAGTTGTGAAGTATTACTCTAAGAAACTGTGGCTGCAACGTGGAGATGTTTCATTTAACAAGAACACCATTCTGTTTTTAGGGTCCACACCCTTGTAGGAACATAGACACTCTTTCTCTATTCTGCTTTTAAGCCTCCCCATGACTTTTCCTttagtcatatcctttgactctgCTACTGTGGagtaggggaagaaaaaaaaaagatgaggttcCTTTCTTTTTACCTGATCAGGGCAGAACAATGGGGAGAAAAATTGCTCAAAGCCACTGTATTGCAGGAAGCTTCCTCCTGTTTACTAAATATGTTACCTAATATACAATTGCTTAGCTCATTCTTTTGGACTAATATGGGTTCTCATGTTTTCTCCccattttgggggaggggaagggaaaataatGATACTGAGGAGTAATTTGGGTTGAACcaaatctctctctcctcctttccctctttctctgtccctttctccccctctctccttctatatctctcttcctctcttccttccaccctctttccccctccctccctactCCCTTTTCCTAttcctctctctttcacacacacacacacacacacacacccctttttCCTGTCCTCCCATCCCCATAGACTTTTCCTTTATCCACAAATGGAATGTTATCTTAGAgaaaatggtttcttttttcaGAATATTTGGCTAATACAGAAAGTGAacacattatttatttaaaagaaaaaaaaggaatgggaagTAGCCTAAGTGGGAGGCCAGTATAAAGTAGGAGGTAGAGGAGGAGGTTTCACCACTGTGGTTCTCAAAGGACAGAAAACTGCTACCTTCTCTAACCTCTTACTTCTCTCCATATTCTCTAGTAGGTTTTTCTGTCCCTGTAGTAGCTACAACTTTCGATTCAGAAGCACCACTggctttctcttcctctttctgtccAGGTTACCATGTCACTGACAAGAAGCCCAGTCCTATCCTGaatattaaattgtaagctcctggagggcaggaactgtctttttacCTCTTTTGATATCCTGAGCATTTAAACATAGTGATTGGaacataaatgttttttgaactgaattgaatggaTTACCTCCTCTTGTcagtcctttccttcctttcagatgagaaaagaaagaattccacCTCCCCCTCCTTGAAATACTCAACAACTTCACAATCCCTTGGCTCCTGAAGGCTCTTACAGATAAGTACGGATAACTTTGTTGAGGCTTCTAGGTGTCACAGTTAAAGCTCCAGCctggagatctgagttcagatctagcctcagacatttactagctgagtgaccctaggcaagtcacttaatccctgtttgcctcagtttcctataaaatgaaatggagaaggaaatgacagtatctttgccaagaaaatctcaaatggggggGTCActgagagttggacatgactggaacaactgaacaacaaaaaacagaCTTCGTTTTCAATAATCTCTTACATTCCTTCCCAGGATTAGAAATTTTGTGGTCTCTGGAAAAATCAGCTGTGCTTCACTTATTTTCTGGAATTATACATCACAGCATCAAAATAAACATAAGGACTTACCAAAATAAGGATGATTAATTCAGTCTCCCAGGTAATCATTTCAGGATGTCATTCAGAACAAACACACATGAACAATATGGGCCTTAGACATAATATAGTGTAAATCATAATTTTTAAGTTGGGGTCCATAAACttgtttccttaaattttttttgaaaattgtattgTAATGTAGTTcaattttcaatataattagtgttctttataatcttatgtattttattttatgcatttaaaatttcctGAGAAAGGATCCATATATCTGAGGCAAAGGGCTCTATTACACAAAAATGTTTAGGAATCTTTATTAGGGCATTCCATGGCAACCTGCATCAGTGACTAAACaataataacttgcatttatacagtgctttaaggtttgcaaagatgTACACATATTGTCTCCTTGGATCTTTACAACAATCTTGAGAAGtaaaatcttttatttgtattacacagtttcttcaaatgtaaaatgaagggtttggggTAGATGGTTCCTCAATTCTATTCCAGCTCCAAATCCATGTTACTGTGAATTCTTCTGAAAATACCATGGAGGTGGCAAAACTAaatgtgaaatttaaaagaaacccATTCTTGTTGCATTTTGTTATTGTTAGTCAtttcagtggtgtctgactcttcatgacctcatttggagttttcttggcaaagatactggagtgctttgccatttccttctccagctcactttatagataacaatagggttaagtgacttgcccagggtaatagctagtgtctgaggccacatttgaactcaggtcttcctgactccaagcctggtatTCTGTGTAACTGTggtgtcacccagctgcccaagACTAGATCTCAAATGCCTCTTTTAAAGCATTGACATATAGATAAGAAAAGAGATTTTTCCCTTTGGGAGATAAGAGACACTTTTAGTTGAGCTAAATTAGAAGAGAGATGGAAGAAGGAGAAGCAAAGTGGAGGGATGGATGGTAGCCTTTCATAAGCCTCACTGAAACATCCAGGACCAAATATAGACAGACATTCCTAGACCTGTCTTCTTTCCCGTTtgggaaagaaatcatgagattaGGAAGTTCATACACAGCTAACAGCCCCTTTCAGTCTGAGAGGTTTGCAGGGTTTGTTATTTTTGTAAACTTCCCTCAGCACTACAGAAAAAACCTAATTGCCTAATTCttagaggagaggggaagaggagaatAATAATGACCAAAGCAGTATCTAGAGTGGAAAACCTAATAGAAAGGGTCACTACCCTGGCAACTCAGCTACCGTACCAATGTCtaatctcctttcccctccttttctctctctccctcctctactttctttcctcctcctctttctcttctctctcttctttctattcctaccctcttttctctttcctcctcttcccctccctcccctctttctttcctcttcctccttcctctctctccccttctctctctttccttttcccccacctccttcttcctctttctctctccccctcttcctttcccccctcccctcccccctccacaaGGACTGTTTTTGCTTCTGCATCCAGAGCCCAGTAGAACATCTGGTACATCACAGGCTCTCAATAAGTGTTTGGTGATTGGCAGCTTTTGTGGCCGTCTATAagtcaacaaacatctattaaaccCTTCCTGTGTGCTAGACACTGTGTTGAATgctgagaaaagaaatataaaagttccCAAAAAGTatgtggaggggcggctaggtggcgtagtggataaagcaccggccctggagtcaggagtacctgggttcaaatccagtatcagacacttaataattacctagctgtgtggccttgggcaagccacttaaccctattggccttgcaaaaaaaaaacataaaaaaatgtgTGGAGAGTGGATGGTGGATgtgaaagggggtgggggtgggggatcgAGGACCATTGTTAAGGTCCACCAGAGTCAGAAGAGCACTGGCTTTGTCTTCCTCCTTAGAACAGGGATTCTAGGAGGAAACTGATAATCAGAAAGAGAGAAGCCTCAGGTTGGAGGGCACTTCCATTTGATGGAGTCCAGGAGGGGAAGGACACATCCAGGGAAGAGGCTTTAGCAGATGAGGATGCCTAACCTATAGTGTCTGTCTGAAGTTTTGAACtgtaaggaaggaaaagattcGGCCCTTTTATCCAATCATCTCACACAGGTGAAGTGAAAGCTGAGGCCCCAAGGaactggggtggggagggtggtcacttatccagggtcatgagatccagatttagagttggaaggagctCAGAGATCATCagttcaaacccctcattttcagagaaggaaactgaggcacaaaggggTTAGTTAGGCTACTTCCCTGGGTCTGAGGACCACTCAAGtctaggttctctgactccacaGACATtcccaagtatctgaggctgaattcaagcTAAGTCTTGCCATCACATTTACTGCCTATCAGCTAAAGCTTGACTACTTTGTATTCCACCACACTGTCTCTTGCCTCCCTCCCCAAAACCATGTCTGGGCAGCCTGGTATTTCAATGGGTCTGTGgtgaggaagagctgagttcaagtcctgcctcagacactgactagcttagctgtgtgaccttgggcaaatcacttaactttcctcacctgtaaaatggagataattatagcatctacctcccaggattattgtgaagatcaaatgaaaaaaataattgtaaagctcCTGGACCACAATAGATTATTTGTTAGTAGCTGCTTTGGTcacattttggattttcttggcagagactggagttgtttgccatttccttctccagctcattttacagatgaggaaactgaggccaagagggtgaagtgacttgccccgggTCACACTGCTCGTGTCCGAAGGGCACATGGTAAGCCTCAAGTTACTACTGCAGCTGGTGGTGCTCAACTGggcaaaggcaagggaaagccacgCCTCTTGAGGTCAAAGAAGCGACTTCCGCTCCCAGGGTCCACCGCGGCGGCTCACTGGGCGGAAGTGCGGCGGCTCACTGGGCGGAAGTGCGGCAGCGGGCGGAAGTAGCTTTCGCCGTGGGCTCGGAGGACCGCGAGTTCCAGGTGAGTGCTGCGCTATGGCGCTGGGGGTTCCCTTTTCCCGCGTCCCAGCGTCTGTAACCCGGGGAGGCCAGTGACCCCGTACGGGGGGGGTTCCTGGAAAAGCGGGACCGAGGCTCCCTCAGGCTCTCCTGGGCGGCTCCGAGGCCCGGAGGGAGGAAAAGCAGCGCCGGCCTTCTCTGCCCACCTCTCTCCCAGGGCAGCCCCAATCCGTCCGGCTCGCGCCAGAGCCCCGGGTTACCCTTGCGAGACCCCGAGGGAGGAACCGAGGCCCAGATAGGGAAAGGGAATCCCTGCGGATCACGTGGTGAGAGAACCGGAAGGGCCCGCAGTTCCGATTGGTTTCGCCGCCCCACGTGACCTCTGGCCAATGAAACATTCGGGCGACTTAGAAACGGAGAAGCTTCGTGTTGCCAAGGCTACTGACACTGACTAATGCATAGATTAAGCCACAACTGTTTACCACGTGCCTGCCCAGATTCCCTGCCAAGAGTGtagatgcttctttttttttcaattttttttagattttgcaaggcagtggggttaagtggcttacccaaggccacacagctaggtaatggttaagtgtctgaggtcgtatttgaactcaggtcttctatcccctgcgccacctaaccacccctacatgtaaaattttttaaaattttgtgaattacatttttccccttctaacTATTCCCATTCCTTGAGAAGGCAGGCAATACGATGAATGCGAAGTCATGCTAGACATTGCCATGTTACAAGAGAAAACACACAAGCTcccatgaaaaatgaagttttaaaaaagtatgcttcattctGTGCTCTCAAGAGTTTTCTAGTTCTCTCTGGAAGTAgggatagtatttttcttttgctatgtGTACCTTCACAACTCTCCTGCTCTAACTGGAATGTCTTCACCCTCTTGGATGAGGACAATTATTttgcagtggaatagactggaaTGGTGAGAGAACTGAGGAATCAAGGCCAGTTAGGAAACTGGATCAGTAATCTAAAGGAAAGGTGATGAGGCCCTGAACCAAGGTTATATTGCTGAAGAGACAAGTTCCTAGAGCAGAGATGTGAAGGTAGAGTTGATTTGGCAAAATCTGACATGTTATTGAATATAGAAGGTGAGATAGTGTGGAGTTGAGGATAATAAGATTGTGATCCTGAGCCACTGGGAGGGCAGTGAAAAGAAGGCTAAATGTGGAGTCAGAGACCCAGGTTTGAGTTCTAATACTGCAGCATATGACACTTCACTACtttgattctccttttttttctcatctgtaaaatgaaggggctcgAAGAGAGTTTCTTCcgattctaaatctgtgatcagGCAATCAGCTAGACATTGATTTTCTATCCATTATGTGGCAGTTACTGAATTTTGGTACCTAACAGCTCTCATGCCTGCAGTTTACTTCTCCCTTACCTGGGCTGCAGAGAGTTCCCATCTTCTGCTTAAAGCCTATcctaattcccccccccccccccatttctcccTCCCATACTActttctatgtatctatgtatatatacatttttgtttatatcttaTATTGAGAACATTAAGGTTTTTATATCCTTGACTccaccattagaatataagctttctGCTGATAAGAATTGTTTCATCCTCTGTATTTGTATATCTAACTTGTAGCACAGCACCTGAAACAGAAGTAACAAGGCAAGAAATAGCTGTTGACTAATTGTATCCCCATATCTCCCTGGGGCCTTCCTCGTCTTGACAAATACTTGATTTCCTTTTATCTGCAGTTATTAGCAAAATTCTCATCAATAAACTATATTGAAACCCTTAAAAATTGGAGGGtggggggcggctgggtggcacagtagatagagtatctggtcctggagtcaggagtacctgagttcaaatccagcctcagacacttaataattacctagctatgtggccttgggcaagccacttaaccccattgccttgcaaaaaacctaaaaaaaaattggagggtGGGAATGAGCTTAAATACTATTCTTGGTTTCTAATTATAAATTAGTATATTGGACATAATGTTCTCAGGTCTCTTTTAAATCAGCAGAAGCAGAATGTAGATTGttaatctgggggggggggggctgtaacTTGAAATTATTGACCTGGTTTTCAGATATTTGCTACATGAATTAAGTAGAAAACTTtctgatttttgaaaaaattattatattactttCAGGCAAAAATGGCAAAAAGCTTACGGAGTAAGTGGAAAAGGAAGATGCGtgcagaaaagagaaagaaaaatgcaccAAAGGAACTTAGTCGCCTAAAAAGTATACTTAAAATAGATGGTGATGTTTTAATGGAAGAGGTAAAAGACATAGCTACTGTGGTAGCACCtggaaaaatcaaagagaaaacagaCTGTGTGGGGAAAGATCAAGAGGGTGAGTTCATGTGTGGATGGTTTtctccccttttatttttctctcttgtacccttttatttttctctcttgtaccatctctctctctctctctctctcacacacacacacacacacacacacacactccctccctttctttctcctcctataCACTTGTGATCTTATCTGTGTGGCATCTTTCCTGCAATACAGCTTGCACTTTGTTAATCCTGTCTCTTCCTGGGCAGTTTTTGTTTCCAATAGGTCCTTTACAGAAGATTTTACTAAACTTGCTGCcctttgattaattaattaatactagggcctcttctttcctttcagttctatattttctgttatttattaCATTTGTTTTCAATATTTAACCATTTATTTGTCATGTTTTTATTAGACCCTTGTTATATACACTTTTATTAGGCCCTTGTTATATTCACAAAGGTGAATGAGATATAATTTTTACTGTTAAAAATCAATAGTCTAGTGTAGAAGATGATTCATGCATAGTATAATTGTGGAGAAAATGGAAAGCTTCATGTAGTTGAtgatacagatgaggaaagaatgAGTGATATTTGAACAGGCAGAGGGTGAGGATATCTTAGTCATAGCAGAAGAAGGAGAGATGTGAAGATAGAATAGACACGGCAAAATCTGACATTTTACTGATTCCAGGAGGTGAGTAGTGAGGAGGGATGATAGTGAGATAGTGGAGGGATAGAGGTACAATGACATTGAATCCTTATTGCTATGTGATCATCATACTCCTCATAGTGGCTTCTTCAAATCTCCTCAAGTTCTCTGACCCCCAAATACCCAAAAGTCCACTTTTTCAGCACTGTGACTGTAATCTCAGCACATAGGTTTGTAGCTCTGCTCAAACCAGACTTAGATTGCCAGTCtatggccttttctcagttcttgTCTTTGAACTTCCTGCAGCATTTTTGTACTATTGAAATCTCTCttttcttggtatttttttttcttccttggtgGCTGTGATACTGctatctctccccccccccccattctccttTGCTTACTTATTGTCCATAAATGTAGGTTTCCCCTGTGCCTCTGTCTTTAGCCCCTTTTTTCTCTGCATTCTCTCCTTTGGTGAGTTCATTTACTTCTGTGGCTTTAATTATTTATTACCTTTATGCAGGTGAGTCTCAGATATATGTAGtcagtcttttttccttctctgaacttGAGTTCTGTAGAAAATATCTGCTAAACTTCTACATCTGGAACTCAATTTCAGTATATCAATTTCCTTTACTCTTAAACTTACTCATCCCATTGGAAtcgtctttgatttttttcccccttttatttattCCCCACATTTAATCAGTTGCCAAGATCTATAAATTCTGTGTATGTCTTTTCCCCTATCATGATGCTACCCTTACGTTCAAACCCTCATCATCTATCTAGATTATTGTTAATAGCTTCCTTACTGTTGTCTTTGATTCAGAGTCTCTGTTCTCTCTACTTTATTAGCCTTCAGAGGCTCTATATTGCTAAGGTAAAATGCAAAGTCTTTATTTAGCCTGCCATTTTaatgctctccaaaatatgtctCCTACTTACTACTTATACCTTTATTACTCataacttcttttgtttttgtttttgcaaggcaatggggctgtgacttgctcaagctcacacagctaggtaattattaagtatctcaggtcggatttgaattcaggtcctcctgactccatggccagtactctatcccctgcaccacctagctacccaaaaatttaattttttaattaaatttttaagttccaaactgtcttcctcccttccctgtccTAGAGACCACTACTTGGcacagatttatatatatatatgaccataCTGTGCATGCTTCTCTTAATtagatctttctctggaggtagataacattttccTTTATAGGTCCTCAATATGACACTT from Macrotis lagotis isolate mMagLag1 chromosome 2, bilby.v1.9.chrom.fasta, whole genome shotgun sequence includes these protein-coding regions:
- the LLPH gene encoding protein LLP homolog — protein: MAKSLRSKWKRKMRAEKRKKNAPKELSRLKSILKIDGDVLMEEVKDIATVVAPGKIKEKTDCVGKDQEGESKMDVDTKRNKKSLLDEHGQYPVWMHPRQRKKLKAKRGKGKNKVKAAKAAKGLAW